In the Quercus lobata isolate SW786 chromosome 5, ValleyOak3.0 Primary Assembly, whole genome shotgun sequence genome, one interval contains:
- the LOC115990512 gene encoding uncharacterized protein LOC115990512, with translation MIVQLIEPDQKERVIYYLSKKFTNCEINYIAIEKKCCALAWASRKLWQYMLYFTTRLISRMDPIKYIFEKPALTGKISRWQMLLSEFDIVFVTRKTIKDQAIVDYLVDQPLNNPKLSESLFPDKDVMALEPKPDSVEPWCWKVYFDGAANSTENGVGAVLVSPKGQQIPVLVKLNFGCTNNVIEYKACIVGLQVALEFGAYDLSVFEDSLFIISQIEGKSQAQDTKLIPYQKCVSRLILKF, from the coding sequence ATGATAGTGCAGCTAATTGAGCCCGATCAAAAAGAAAGGGTGATTTACTACTTAAGCAAGAAGTTCACTAATTGTGAGATCAACTACATTGCCATTGAAAAGAAGTGTTGTGCCCTAGCATGGGCATCACGCAAGTTATGGCAATATATGCTCTACTTCACCACAAGGCTTATTTCCCGCATGGATCCCATTAAATACATCTTTGAAAAGCCAGCTCTAACAGGAAAGATCTCTCGTTGGCAAATGTTGCTCTCCGAGTTCGACATTGTGTTTGTGACAAGAAAGACCATCAAGGACCAGGCCATAGTCGATTACCTAGTGGACCAGCCACTAAACAATCCAAAACTTTCAGAATCCCTCTTCCCTGATAAGGATGTCATGGCACTAGAGCCAAAGCCAGACAGTGTGGAACCTTGGTGTTGGAAGGTTTATTTCGATGGAGCCGCCAATTCTACCGAAAATGGAGTGGGAGCAGTCTTAGTTTCCCCCAAGGGCCAACAAATCCCTGTTTTAGTCAAGCTGAATTTCGGTTGCACCAACAATGTCATCGAATACAAAGCATGCATAGTCGGCCTACAAGTGGCCCTAGAATTTGGAGCCTATGACTTGAGCGTCTTTGAAGATTCCCTGTTTATCATCTCCCAAATTGAAGGAAAATCGCAAGCCCAAGACACTAAGTTGATTCCATATCAGAAATGCGTCAGCCGCTTGATtttgaagttttga